A stretch of Acidimicrobiales bacterium DNA encodes these proteins:
- a CDS encoding cation:proton antiporter, producing the protein MLVAAGSAEAANAFLEVGALALGLAALSRIAHRLGMTAVPLYLLAGLAFGEGGIAEIDVSADFASLAAEIGVLLLLFTLGLEYSDAELRSGLRTGIPPGLADMVLNAGPGVAAGLILGWDVLPAVLLGGVTWISSSGIISKTLGDLGRLGFRETPSVLNLLVIEDLAMALYLPIVAALIVGGSLAETTTTVAIAVAIVLLILWIALRFGTQVSRLILTDSDESLLLAVFGLTLVVAGIAQSFEVSGAVGAFLTGLALSGPVEERALRLVSPLRDLFAGTFFLFFSFGIDPADLPAVAVPAILLAAIGIVTKTTTGWYAAARLGVGAPARLRAGTILIARGEFSIVIASLGAGLADGEDLGTLAAAYVLITAVLAPLITRYADRLAGLGPGPLRRRPVGVTPPL; encoded by the coding sequence ATGCTCGTCGCGGCCGGCAGCGCGGAAGCTGCGAACGCCTTTCTCGAGGTGGGCGCGCTGGCGCTCGGCCTTGCCGCGCTCAGCCGGATCGCCCACCGCCTCGGGATGACGGCCGTTCCGCTGTACCTGCTCGCGGGTCTGGCGTTCGGCGAGGGCGGCATCGCCGAGATCGACGTGAGCGCGGACTTCGCATCCCTCGCCGCTGAGATCGGTGTGCTCCTCCTGCTCTTCACCCTCGGCCTCGAGTACTCCGACGCCGAGCTCCGCAGCGGCCTGCGCACGGGCATTCCGCCCGGGCTGGCCGACATGGTCCTCAATGCCGGTCCCGGCGTGGCCGCGGGGCTGATCCTCGGCTGGGACGTCCTGCCTGCGGTTCTGCTCGGCGGCGTGACCTGGATCTCGTCCTCCGGCATCATCTCCAAGACGCTCGGCGACCTGGGTCGTCTCGGCTTCCGCGAAACGCCCAGCGTCCTCAACCTGCTCGTCATCGAGGACCTCGCGATGGCCCTCTATCTCCCGATCGTCGCTGCGTTGATCGTGGGCGGTTCCCTCGCGGAGACCACGACGACCGTCGCGATCGCCGTCGCGATCGTGCTCCTCATCCTGTGGATCGCCCTCCGGTTCGGGACGCAGGTGAGCCGGCTGATCCTGACCGACTCCGACGAGTCGCTGCTCCTCGCGGTCTTCGGTCTCACCCTCGTCGTCGCCGGGATCGCCCAGTCCTTCGAGGTGTCCGGCGCCGTCGGGGCGTTCCTCACCGGACTCGCCCTGTCCGGTCCCGTCGAGGAACGGGCCCTGCGCCTCGTCAGCCCGTTGCGGGATCTCTTCGCAGGCACGTTCTTCCTCTTCTTCAGCTTCGGCATCGATCCCGCCGACCTGCCCGCCGTGGCGGTGCCGGCGATCCTTCTCGCCGCCATCGGCATCGTCACCAAGACGACGACCGGTTGGTACGCCGCCGCCCGACTCGGCGTCGGTGCCCCCGCTCGGCTGCGGGCGGGCACCATCCTCATCGCCCGCGGCGAGTTCTCGATCGTGATCGCGTCGCTCGGCGCAGGTCTGGCGGACGGCGAGGATCTCGGCACGCTGGCAGCCGCCTACGTGCTCATCACCGCGGTCCTCGCCCCGCTGATCACGCGCTATGCCGACAGGCTCGCCGGTCTAGGGCCGGGGCCCCTCCGTCGCCGGCCGGTCGGGGTCACTCCCCCATTGTGA